The Hyperolius riggenbachi isolate aHypRig1 chromosome 3, aHypRig1.pri, whole genome shotgun sequence genome window below encodes:
- the LOC137560786 gene encoding uncharacterized protein has protein sequence MYDKSLPGYKEVGQGNIYWSRIAKDFLQSTWDKLSPQAKEAKIAVLRRRWKSVRDSYRKELEKQFQESKSGSGSSQRVKYKFTSILEFLRPHHDYPTTEDSLPPDPPEEDAEVLAQTNSDLDTQDVCSQDQETATQDESASTPPQDTQNRSPSTRTRTNVTHRGFRASTQGRRMGRGISRAEYDEKLISSIEKAVDHMDKREEEVAKLKDPCTQYLLSLVPFLQKVPEDKQWAARLAISNALDTYLQTDRLPSEGSHHFISQPRMSGPQHHYPQYQQQRYHTHPMYDPPTYPAMHRPNIRHARHAHFPMPPPVRNEPPHSYHTSSLSHENPVYTDLNFQNTSQSSSDSTPPSFNADNTMTEFLFQQDC, from the exons ATGTATGATAAAAGTTTACCTGGTTATAAAGAGGTTGGGCAAGGCAATATTTATTGGAGTCGTATAGCCAAAGATTTTCTGCAGAGCACCTGGGATAAACTTTCACCACAGGCCAAAGAAGCAAAAA TTGCTGTTCTTCGTAGAAGATGGAAGTCGGTACGTGATAGTTATCGGAAAGAGTTGGAAAAACAGTTTCAGGAATCCAAAAGTGGTTCTGGCAGCTCACAACGGGTGAAATACAAATTCACATCCATCTTAGAATTCCTCAGACCACATCATGATTATCCTAC aaCTGAAGATAGCCTACCACCAGACCCACCAGAGGAAGATGCAGAAGTGTTGGCACAAACAAACAGTGACCTTGATACACAAGATGTCTGTTCCCAGGACCAAGAGACAGCAACACAGGATGAGAGTGCATCTACTCCACCACAAGACACACAAAACAGGTCCCCATCTACCAGGACACGCACCAATGTGACACATAGAGGGTTCAGGGCATCTACACAAGGAAGGAGAATGGGAAGAGGTATAAGCAGGGCAGAGTATGATGAGAAGCTAATTAGTTCGATAGAAAAGGCGGTTGATCACATGGATAAAAGAGAGGAAGAAGTAGCAAAATTAAAAGATCCATGCACACAATATCTTTTAAGTTTAGTGCCTTTTCTGCAAAAAGTTCCTGAAGACAAGCAATGGGCAGCCAGGCTTGCTATCTCAAATGCCCTGGACACTTATTTACAAACTGATAGACTTCCATCAGAAGGTAGTCACCATTTCATTTCTCAACCACGCATGTCTGGCCCTCAACATCACTACCCTCAATACCAACAACAACGTTACCATACTCATCCTATGTATGACCCACCTACTTACCCTGCTATGCATAGGCCAAACATCCGACATGCTCGCCATGCTCATTTCCCCATGCCACCTCCTGTACGTAATGAGCCACCTCATAGCTATCATACTTCATCATTGTCACATGAAAATCCAGTGTACACTGATTTGAACTTTCAAAACACCTCACAAAGCAGCTCTGACAGTACACCACCATCGTTCAATGCTGATAATACAATGACCGAATTTCTATTCCAACAAGATTGCTAG